Sequence from the Clostridium botulinum genome:
GTATAAAACGTAATTACAGCACAAATTGATGCTACAATGTATGGAAAATATGTTTTTCCATTTTTCTTTAAATTAGTATTTGCTAACTTAAAATAAAATGAATTACTCAATCTCAGCACCTCCTGTTGTTAAGACAGTAAGACTATCTGAAATCTTTTGATACATATCATCATTATTCATAGCTCCCCTATAAATTTGATGAAACAGTTTCCCATCTTTTATAAATAATACACGACTTGCATGACTAGCAGCTTTAGTACTATGAGTAACCATCACAATAGTTTGACCTGCACTATTTATATCTGAAAATAAATTTAAAAGCTCTGTAGATGATTTTGAATCTAATGCACCTGTTGGTTCATCTGCTAATACTAATTTAGGATGAGTGATAAGAGCTCTTGCTACTGCGGCTCTTTGTTTTTGTCCACCAGAAACTTCATAAGGATATTTTTCTAATATATCCTTAATACCTAATTTGCTTACAATAGGTTTTAATCTATCATTCATTTCTTTATAATCTTTACCTGATAATACTAGTGGTAAAAATATATTATCCTTTAATGAGAATGTATCAAGTAAATTAAAATCTTGAAATACAAATCCTAAATGATTTCTACGAAAAGCAGAAATTTCTTTTTCCTTTATATTCACAATATTATTTCCTTCTAATAATACTTCACCATTAGTTGGTTTATCTAATGATGCTAATATATTAAGTAGTGTAGTCTTTCCTGAACCTGATTCTCCCATAATAGCTACATATTCATTTTCTTCAACTGAAAATGAAATATCAGATAAAGCTTCTACTTTATTTCCCCCAAATCTTGTAGTATATATTTTCTTTAAATTCTTAACTTCTAATAATGCCATCTTATTTTTCCTCCAAATCTTTGGCCATTAAATGAAATAATACTCAAAAGATATATTGTATATTCAGATAAAATAAAGATTCAAGTTCAATTAATCGATAAGAACTATTATTTCAATTTATTTATTTAACATAACTAAGAATATACAAACCTGTTGCTTTATTATTTTTAATGTGCCTTATTACAAATTAAGTATAATAAAAAAAGAAATATACTGCCTTAACCTTGACTTACATTTCTTCTTTTAATCTTACATCTGTGTAAGGTTAATGTATTTCTATATTTTTTCTTGAAAAATCAATGGCAACTTCTGTTCCTTTTCCTACTTCAGAGGTAATAAATATTTTATTAGAAAGATTATTTAAAATCTCTTTACATAAATATAACCCTATCCCCGTTGATTTCTTATTCATTCTACCATTATATCCTGTAAATCCTCTTTCAAATACTCTAAATACATCTTCCTTTTTTATTCCTATACCAGTATCTTTAATTATTAAAGTATCTTCTCTTTTCTTGTCCATATAAATATATATCTTCCCATTATTAGTGTACTTTAATGCATTAGATAAAATTTGTTCTAATACAAAAGTAATCCATTTTTCATCTGTTATAATTTTACAATCCAATTTTTCTAAATCTAATAAGATCTTTTTATTTATAAATATAACTGCATATTTTTTTAACACATCATGAACAATATCATTAAGGCAATACTCTTCTAAACGTAAATCAGCTGACATACTTTCTAATCTAAGATAATTAAGTACCATTTCAACATATTCTTCTATTTTAAATAATTCTTGATTCATAATTTTTTTATATTCATTACAATCAATAGATTGCAAAATCATATGTAATGCGGAAATTGGTGTTTTTATTTGATGTACCCACATTGTATAATAGTCTATCATTTCACTATAATTACTGTTAACTTTATGATCTAATTCTAATGTATTTTTATGTAAAGCATTAATAATATTATGATAATCCTTTTCTATTAAACTTTTATTTTTAGGTAAATTATCTAACTTTTCTCCTACACCATTTAGAATATCTTTTAAATATATATGTTTATTATAAAACTTATGAAAATCATATATACTAAATAAAAAACCCAATATACAAGTTAATAAGCTAGCATATAAAACTGGTTCTAATGATACATGATATAAAAGATATACAATAAAAAATATAAGTTCAAATATGAAAAATAGTATTATAATTTTTATTTTTTCTTTAGTATATAAATGTATCATAAATAATTTAGATTCTTTCTTCATAATTAATCTCCCACAATATATCCCATGCCTTTTTTAGTCTTGATGAAATCTTTAAGATTTATATCTTCTAACTTCCTCCTAAGTCTAGTAACATTAACAGTTAATGTATTATCATCAATAAAGCTATCACTATTCCAAAGATGTGTCATAATATCATCACGAGATACTGCTTTATTTTTATTTTCTAAAAGTATTTGTAATATTTTAAATTCATTTTTACTTAGTTCTAATTTTTTATCGTTATAAGTTATAGTTGTATCCCCTAAATTAAGAACAGCACCATTACTTTCTAAAATATTTATTTGCCCCTGAAATGAATATGTTCTTCTAATCAAAGCTTGTACTTTTGCAACTATAACATTTAAATCGAAAGGCTTAGCTATAAAATCATCAGCCCCCATATTTATAGCCATAATTAAATTCATATTATCACTTGCTGATGATGCAAAAATAATTGGTACTTTAGATATCTTTCTAATTTCTGTACACCAGTGAAACCCATTATAAAATGGTAATGTAATATCTAATACTACTAACTGTGGATCATATTCAATAAATGAACTTACTACATTATTAAAGTCAGAAACAAATTCCGCCTCATATCCCCATTTGCATAAATGATTTTTTAAAATACTTGATATTGTTAAATCATCCTCTACAATTAATATCTTATACATTTTGCTTACTCCTATATCTTAAATTTTTTCTACTTATTATCCAATACTAATAATTAAATATTCCTTTATTAACACATTATAACAATTAATTAGAGATTATAATAGAATTCCACACCTGAACTTTATAAAAAAATACTAATATATTAAAATACATAAAAAAATAAGAACTAGTAATATTAAATATAATTTAAGTTACTAGTTCCTATATAAATTATCTATTTTCTTTTCTTTTTAAATATTTTTCCCAAAGCTTCAAAACAATTTATAAAATTAATACATTCTTTAGCATCTTTTATAGACTGTCTAAATTCTTCATCTCTATAATTACATTTTTCACATTTATAAACATCATTTCCATTAACCGAAACAGTAAAATTATACAAATTATTCTTTCCGTCTATTTTTATAGACTCACCTTTTCTAAGTTGAATAATCATATTAAATGTATTTACTTTTTTATTATCTTCTGTAATTTCTTTTTGTTCAGATTTTAATATTGTTCCAGTCTTAGCTCTAGCTACATAGTGATCTATGTCCTTAATTACTTGTGAATTATATTTATTAAAGTCCATTGTAGATCCCTCCAATCATATATTCTGTAAATCATTAGATTTCTATAAATATATTCTGTTAAACTTATTTGTATTACAGATATATGTTACAAAAACATATCCTATCATCTTGCCACATTATCTTATATATATTTAATCTTTATTAAACTATTTTTTTAATTTATTTATAGAGTACTATTTCTTATCTCTATATGATTATTTCAAAAATAATAGTAATAATATTATTTAAATAAAGAACACTACTAAAGAAGGGATGTGAAAAATATAAATGAAGAAATTAAAAAAATTAATTATCTATACTTTTATTATTTTATCTATAATCACAAATACATCAATAAATGCAAATGCTCACGCAAGTGAACCAGTTCCTACTGCAAAAATTTATACTGAGGGTATCTATCATTTTGATAAGAGTATTGGGAAAAAAGTAACTTTAAAATTAATCACTCCTCAAAAGCCAATAACTGTAATTATAATAGAAGATGAACATGATAAATTAAAATATTATTTTAATCTTAATAAAAATATACCTCTAACAGATGTATTCTTAGATATTCCACTATCTAAACATACTGTACTATTAGAAGGCCCAGGACAACTTTCTCTTACATTTGAAGAATAAATTTTATATTAATCCAAAATAAAAAGCTGTTATAGAATAATGATATTAAACTCACTCTATAGCAGCTTATTTTATATTACATATATCTAATTTCGTATAGTATTGTTATTTTATCCATCTCTTATTTAATAATTCTTTAAGCATTCTTATATTTTCCTCACCTAAAACATCAGAAATTTCTCTTTCTATACTCGCCTTTAATTCTTTGCTTCTTCTACAATATTCTTCACCTTTTTCTGTTAAATTAGTATATTTATTGTTACCTTCATCTATTACAAATTTTAAGTATCCTCTTGTCTCTAATTTTTTAGCACATTTATACATAGCTTGACGAGATATATTAGCTTGCCTAGCAACTTCAGCAATTGATATCTTACCCATTTCAATTTTAGCTAAAAAAAGTGCTTCAGTATGAGAAATCTCTTCATCTTCTATAGCTTCCCATCTATCTTCCACTTCACGTCTGAGTACAATATGTTTTTCACTTATTAAATCTATTATATTTAAATTACTCTTCATCATTCTCACCTTATTCTTTATTTTCATATATTGTAACATATATTTTTCTATATTTCAGATTTAATAATCATCACACTGAGTCAACCAAGTTGACACATTACAGAATAATTGTTATAATCCATTTTGTCAACTTAGTTGACTGTAAAACATTTAATATGGGAGGAATTTTTTATTATGGGACAAACAAAATTACAAAAATTTATTTTTACTTTAATGATGTGCTTCGGTATGGTTTTAGGTATGACCATTTATAATATGCTATTAAATGAAGGCTTTCATAGTCAATTCTTTAATAATCTTTTAAAAGATTTTTGGCTTGGATTTATTGTTGCACTTTTATTAGATGTGTTTATTGTTGGTAAAATTGCAAAACCAATTGCACTAAAAATTGTAAAACCTAACAATGAAACTAAACCAATTAAAATTATATTAACTATCTCATTATGTATGGTAATAGGTATGGTGCTTTTTATGTCTATGTATGGTGCTATAACAGCTGTTGGCTTTAATAGTGGAGCATTAAAAATTTATCCATTATGTATTATTAGAAACTTTATTATGGCATTACCTCTTAATATGCTTATTGTATCTCCAGTTGTAAGATTATCATTTAATAAAGTATTTTCTAATTAATATATACTTATAATTAAATACAATTTAACTTATCTTTAAGGCTTATTATAAATTTGATTATAGAAGTTTATCTTTGATGCAACTAAACATAATCTTAAATGCCTTATTATTCAGAAAAAACTATTACCATTTTATAACTAACAATAAATAGGTAATAGTCTTTTTCTTTACTTTAACAACCCTTATTCAAAAGGTGAATTTTCAAATGGGATAAAGTATCCTTTAGGATGAGCACAAACAGGACATGCCTCTGGAGCTTCTATTCCCTCATAAATATATCCACAATTAGTACACATCCATTGATCATTATTAACTTTTTTAAATAAACTACCATTTTCTAATTCATCAGCATATTTTTTAAATCTATTTGAATGTATCTTCTCAATTGAAGCTATTTTATCAAATAATGTTGCAATTTCATTAAAGCCTTCTTCTCTTGCAACCTTTGCGAAACCACTATAAATTTCATCATGTTCAGCTGCTTCGTGCTTTTCTGCGGCTTTTAAGAGAACTAATGTACTTGTTTCCATCTCTGCTGGATAACTTGCTGTTATTGTAATTTCCTCTCCTGAAAATTCTTTTAATCTCTTCATAAATTCTTTTGCATGAGCCTTTTCTTGATTTGCTGTATAATTAAATAAATCTTGTAAAATAGTGTATCCTTCTTTTTTAGCCACTGATGCAGCAATATTATATCTATTTCTTGCCTGACTTTCTCCCGCAAATGCTCTCATTAAATTTTCTTTAGTTTGACTTTCATTAAAATTTTTCATAAATATATACCTCCTATTTATTTTTATTATTTGAAGATTAAAATTAATTATTCCTTACTTGTGTAATAATAAAAATAAATATATAAACAAAATAAAAATGAGCCATCTCAGCTAATAATTTCAAAAATTATTATGAGACGGCTCATTCTATTTTTTATTACTATCCATCTAAAGATTATAATTTAACTTAAAAAGCAAACTTTTTATGCTGCAAGTCTATAATTCTTTACATACTTTCCAAAATCCCATTCTTTTAAGAAATTTGAAGTACTATCATATCCAGACTTATATAATGCTAAACTTTTTTCTTTTGATAAGTCAAAATCTGTTGTACTTACTCCAAGCGTTGGTATATCTATTGTTCTAACTAAATCCTTATCTCTAATATAATTATCTTCACTATTATGACTAAAAATACAAGTGCTTAATACGTCATATGAGTAATATAAGAAATTAGTCTTACCTTGTGCTGTATAACTTAACTCATTTTCATCAAGATTAAATCCAAATGTAGGGTATTCTGGTTTACTTTCTGAATCAAATATCCATATAGGATAATTAGATAAAATTCCACCATCAACTATAAAGTTAGTACCTTTGTCAGTATTTAACTCTACTGGCTTAAAGAAAAATGGAATACTCATACTCATTCTTACAGCTTTTGATATTTCAAATTCCATAGGATCTATTCCATATTTTTTAAGATCATCAGGTAAAATTAGCATAGTACTATTAGTTATGTCAGCAGCGATTATTTTTAATCTTGACTTACCATTTACACATACATCCTTAAATTTAGTTTTTGATTTTGCTTTAAGAAGCTTGTCTATCCATTTTTCAAAATAATCTCCAGTATAAAAACCTTTATCTGTAAACAGATTATACATATGAGATGCTTTTTCCAATATATTTCCAGTACTTAATATAGATATATTTTTATCTAAGAAATTGTTGTAATCTGTATTAAGCATAATTTCTTTTACTTCACTAGAAGTATATCCTACTGCTAAAAGTGCTGATATTATAGCCCCTGCTGATGTTCCTGCACATCGTTCTATTGAATATCCTTCTTCTTCAAGCTTAGCTATAGCTCCAACAAAAGCTACACCCTTTACGCCGCCACCTTCAAATACTGCATCAAATTTTTTGTTATCATTATTCATATTTATCATCCCTTCTTATTAAATAAGTTTATTTTTGAAGATTTTTCAATCGATTGTGTTGTCTTCTATATACTAAGAGACTTTTAATATAAAAAATGTAAACCTAATTTATAAAAAACTTAAAAGTATAAAAAAGCTACACCAAATTTGATGTAGCTTTAAACTTATTTATTATAAAAATTACTTTCTTAAAATATGTTGCTTTTATAAAAGAATTACAAATTATTTGATTTTATAAAACTCTTCTTTTAATTCTCTCGTAGCTTTTTCAATATCTTTTTGTGCTATAATAGCCGATACTATAGCTAATCCATCTATATTGATTTCTTTAAAATCTTTAATTCGTTCTTTATTTATTCCACCTATTACAACTACAGGCATTGATACTTTTTGGGTTATTTCTTTTAATTCACTCATGGTTGTTGACGTTGCATCTTTCTTCGTTCCAGTAGAATACATTGCTCCAACCCCTATATAATCAGCCCTATCTTTTTGTGCCTTTAAGGCTTCATCTAAATTACCAGCTGAAACTCCAAGTATTTTATCTTCTCCAATTATATTTCTTACAACAGTTGCTGGTAAATC
This genomic interval carries:
- the rbr gene encoding rubrerythrin; amino-acid sequence: MKNFNESQTKENLMRAFAGESQARNRYNIAASVAKKEGYTILQDLFNYTANQEKAHAKEFMKRLKEFSGEEITITASYPAEMETSTLVLLKAAEKHEAAEHDEIYSGFAKVAREEGFNEIATLFDKIASIEKIHSNRFKKYADELENGSLFKKVNNDQWMCTNCGYIYEGIEAPEACPVCAHPKGYFIPFENSPFE
- a CDS encoding sensor histidine kinase, with amino-acid sequence MKKESKLFMIHLYTKEKIKIIILFFIFELIFFIVYLLYHVSLEPVLYASLLTCILGFLFSIYDFHKFYNKHIYLKDILNGVGEKLDNLPKNKSLIEKDYHNIINALHKNTLELDHKVNSNYSEMIDYYTMWVHQIKTPISALHMILQSIDCNEYKKIMNQELFKIEEYVEMVLNYLRLESMSADLRLEEYCLNDIVHDVLKKYAVIFINKKILLDLEKLDCKIITDEKWITFVLEQILSNALKYTNNGKIYIYMDKKREDTLIIKDTGIGIKKEDVFRVFERGFTGYNGRMNKKSTGIGLYLCKEILNNLSNKIFITSEVGKGTEVAIDFSRKNIEIH
- a CDS encoding DUF2798 domain-containing protein; the encoded protein is MGQTKLQKFIFTLMMCFGMVLGMTIYNMLLNEGFHSQFFNNLLKDFWLGFIVALLLDVFIVGKIAKPIALKIVKPNNETKPIKIILTISLCMVIGMVLFMSMYGAITAVGFNSGALKIYPLCIIRNFIMALPLNMLIVSPVVRLSFNKVFSN
- a CDS encoding MarR family winged helix-turn-helix transcriptional regulator, which gives rise to MKSNLNIIDLISEKHIVLRREVEDRWEAIEDEEISHTEALFLAKIEMGKISIAEVARQANISRQAMYKCAKKLETRGYLKFVIDEGNNKYTNLTEKGEEYCRRSKELKASIEREISDVLGEENIRMLKELLNKRWIK
- the thiE gene encoding thiamine phosphate synthase, which encodes MKNKIDYSIYLVTDRDLMSTNTLEEAVEKSILGGATLIQLREKECSSHDFYETALKIKKITQKYNIPLIINDRVDIALAVDADGIHIGQSDLPATVVRNIIGEDKILGVSAGNLDEALKAQKDRADYIGVGAMYSTGTKKDATSTTMSELKEITQKVSMPVVVIGGINKERIKDFKEINIDGLAIVSAIIAQKDIEKATRELKEEFYKIK
- a CDS encoding ABC transporter ATP-binding protein; this translates as MALLEVKNLKKIYTTRFGGNKVEALSDISFSVEENEYVAIMGESGSGKTTLLNILASLDKPTNGEVLLEGNNIVNIKEKEISAFRRNHLGFVFQDFNLLDTFSLKDNIFLPLVLSGKDYKEMNDRLKPIVSKLGIKDILEKYPYEVSGGQKQRAAVARALITHPKLVLADEPTGALDSKSSTELLNLFSDINSAGQTIVMVTHSTKAASHASRVLFIKDGKLFHQIYRGAMNNDDMYQKISDSLTVLTTGGAEIE
- a CDS encoding patatin-like phospholipase family protein, coding for MNNDNKKFDAVFEGGGVKGVAFVGAIAKLEEEGYSIERCAGTSAGAIISALLAVGYTSSEVKEIMLNTDYNNFLDKNISILSTGNILEKASHMYNLFTDKGFYTGDYFEKWIDKLLKAKSKTKFKDVCVNGKSRLKIIAADITNSTMLILPDDLKKYGIDPMEFEISKAVRMSMSIPFFFKPVELNTDKGTNFIVDGGILSNYPIWIFDSESKPEYPTFGFNLDENELSYTAQGKTNFLYYSYDVLSTCIFSHNSEDNYIRDKDLVRTIDIPTLGVSTTDFDLSKEKSLALYKSGYDSTSNFLKEWDFGKYVKNYRLAA
- a CDS encoding response regulator transcription factor, with translation MYKILIVEDDLTISSILKNHLCKWGYEAEFVSDFNNVVSSFIEYDPQLVVLDITLPFYNGFHWCTEIRKISKVPIIFASSASDNMNLIMAINMGADDFIAKPFDLNVIVAKVQALIRRTYSFQGQINILESNGAVLNLGDTTITYNDKKLELSKNEFKILQILLENKNKAVSRDDIMTHLWNSDSFIDDNTLTVNVTRLRRKLEDINLKDFIKTKKGMGYIVGD